Below is a genomic region from bacterium.
ACGATGATGCCGATCTCTCTAACGGCACCCCGAATTACTGTGTCATTGCGGATGCTTTCGGTGAGCACGGTATAGGTGGTGGTGCGGATATAATTCTCTCGCATACTCCTCTCGGCGACACCGAAAATACCCATTTGCCCTATTCTGTTGTTGCCAATCTTGTCGCTTGTGCTAGCTCCTCCTGGTTGCCCGAAAGCGTTCTTGTGCGCTTTTCTATCGATGGATTTCTTTGGGCTACAACGGCTATGACATCAACTGGAGGAACAGTATATACAGGGAGTATCCCGCCTCAACCTGCGGGGACAATAGTGCGTTATGCAGTTGTAATTAAAGATAATTTAGGCCACTCAAAGACGCATCCATCTGACTACCCCGATAGGAAAAATATATTTGCCGTTGGATCGCAAGTAGCAATATTCGAAGACGATTTTGACTCGGACCTAGGATGGTCGAGCGGAGCTACAGGCGATGATGCCTCGACCGGTCAATGGGTGCGCGAAGACCCATATGAAACCTATAATACTTCGACTGGTTTAATTTATCAATCTGAAGATGATCATACGAGTTCGCCGGGAACTCATTGTTGGGTCACAGGTAACGCGCCCATGAGTCAGGGGGCTGGCTATGCCGATGTTGATGGCGGTAAGGTTACGCTTCTTTCTCCAATAATAAACCTATCTGCCTATCCCGATCCGATGGTTAAGTATTGGCGCTGGTTCACAAATGAAACCTCCCTCGATGACTCATTTTGGGTTGCAGCCTCCAGCGATGGAGGAAGTAGCTGGCACGTCGTCGAGGTCGTTCCGCAGACGGAAAATAACTGGACCCGGGTTGTCTTTCCTCTTACGGATTTCATTACCGCAACCTCAAATGTTCGTTTTGCTTTTCAGGCTACCGATTATCGATCAGGAAGCCTCACAGAGGCAATGGTGGACGATTTTGGTATCTATGCTTATGTGCCGGTCGCAGTTGAAGAGAGGCTGAAATTACCAGAAGAATTTGATATGGAAATCTGGCCGAATCCGTTCAACGCCTCATTGAGAATGGAGTTTTCTGTCATTCCAGAAAAAGCAGAAATATTCGATATTGTAGGGAGGCAAATAGTTGTATTGGTCCCCGGAAAAACAATTATTTGGAATGGCGAAGATGTTTTGGGCGAAGAAATACCCAGCGGGATATATTTTGTTCGCGCAAGTTTCGGGGATAGTGATATTATCAAAAAGGTATCGTTGATTAGATAAATTAATCGAGGATAATGAATCTCCAAAAAGGCAGGTTAGACCTGTCTTTTTTTCATTTTTAATAGGTGTTGCGGAATGTGGCTTGCTTAATTATATATGTTATAATGTTTAGGAGTCGATATTGAAAGCACGAAATAAACCACTAACCCAGGTTTATGACTATTTTAACTTGGTTGCACAAGCATTTGCGGGTATAGTTAAAAAGCCATATTATTTTTCCGAAGTTTTGCTCCAGATGGAAAACATCGGTGTCCAATCTCTGCCTATAGTCCTTTTAACAAGCACTTTCGTCGGCATGATATTAGCATATCAAGCCGGGTTTGCAATGGCTGTTTTTGGTGCGAAGATGTATATCGGAACACTGATAAGTCTCTCGCTTGTTCGCGAGCTTGGGCCGGTGTTGGCTTCGGTTGTTGTGGCCGGAAGAATAGGAGCCGGCACTGCGGCGGAACTTGGTAGTATGCTTGTGACAGAGCAAATCGACGCAATGCGTGCGATGGGAACCGATCCGATTAAAAAGCTTGTCACTACGCGGCTTATTGCGGGCATGATAATGATTCCTTTTTTGGTTATAATCGCCGACCTAATGGGTATTCTTGGAGGCGGCTTTATTGCATCTAGCGCCTTTGGGCTTGCTCCCTCTTTCTATAAGAAAACGGTCATCCAAGCACTCGTTGTCGAGGATTTGGCTATGACCCTTCTTAAGGGGGTTTTCTTCTCTATTTTGATTATAACGATGGGTTGCTATGCCGGTCTCAATGTCGAAGGCGGAACTACGGGTGTGGGCCATGCTACTACCCGGGCGGTAGTGTTAAGCATTGTATTTATTTTAATAACGGATTATTTCCTAACGGTGTTGCTTCTTAAACTCCTTCCGGGATTGGCGTTTTAATTGATCTCGCTGAAGAACATATCGAAATCTTTTGAAGGAATGCCGGTTCTCGACAAACTGAATCTCGATATCGAAAGAGGCGAAACTTTCGTGATCATGGGGAAATCTGGTTGCGGCAAGTCGGTGACCTTAAAGATAATCCTAAGATTGCTTTATCCAGACGAAGGCCAGATTTTCATTGATGGCGAGGACACAACCTATTTTAACGAAAAACTCATGATGCCAATCCGCACGAAAATAGGTATGCTTTTCCAAGGCGCAGCTCTATTCGATTCTATGAATGTGTGGCAGAACCTAGCTTATCCGCTTTTGGAACACACGCAACTCCCAATCGAGGAGATCAACGCGAAGATAGCCGAGCTATTAACCTTCGTCGGTCTTAATGGCGCTCAAGAAAAGTCACCATCGGAACTTTCGGGGGGCATGAAGAAGCGAGTTGCTCTCGCTCGCGCAATGATCAATGATCCATCCTATGTTTTCTTCGATGAGCCGACAACCGGCCTCGATCCTGTAACATCGGGGATGATTAATGGTCTTATAATTAGAACCAGAGAACGCTTCGGTGTAACATCGATTGTCGTTACTCACGATTTGGCTAGCGCAATGCGGATTGGAACACGATATGCGTTTATACATGAAGGGAAAATCGGATTCGAGGGAAACAAAGCGGAGCTTTTTAAATCAAAGAATCCGGGATTGCGTGAATTTTTAAAGGATGCAGAATGGCAAGACCAGTCCTAAGAACTACTCCCGCTCAGAAAGCCTCTATAGGCGGGTTGATCGTTGTAGCATTGTTGATACTGGGCGTTGCAGTTTTAATACTCGGCGGCGAACAGGGATTTATGTCTCGTCGGTATCAGCTAATGGCGCGTTTTGAACGAATAAGCGGTTTACAGTCCGGTGCACCGGTGTGGCTTGCGGGCCAGAGAGTCGGATTTGTATCTCAGATTGAGTTCGTGAAAGACGATGCTGATGGCGTTTTTATCGATGTTACGATGCGTATCGATTCGCGATATAGTGATCTTATTCGAAGAGACTCCGAGGCGAGAATCGGCACGCTTGGTCTTTTGGGAGATAAGCTCGTAGGCATAACTCTCGGTTCGGCGGATTCACTCAAACTCAAACCGGGAGAGTACGTAAAAACGGACAATCCGATAGATTTCGAAGAGCTTATTCAACGAGGAGTCGAGACTTTCGGAGATTTGGCCGAGGGCGGGAAATCCCTTAAGTCTATTGCCGCGAAGATAGATTCTGGTGAGGGCACTTTAGGCAAACTCATTAATGATCCCTCGATCTATTTCGATATAGCCGCTCTTACAAGATCCACAGAGGAAATAGTTGATAAGATCAATAAAAATGAAGGCAATATCGGCAGATTGTTTAATGATACCCTTCTTTATGATGAGATGGTTGCCTCGATATCGGATGTTAGAGAATTGATAGATAGCATTGGAGATGGTAGAGGCACTTTGGGGAGGCTCGTGAAAGATCCTTCGCTGTATGACCATCTTTCCGCTTCGCTTGGAAGAATAGACACTCTTATTGCGCGAGTAGAGCGCGGAGAGGGAACGTCCGGGAAGTTTATATCCTCTGATGATCTTTATCGTGAAGTTACAAGCACTGTTGGTTCGCTCGATTCGCTTCTTATTGATATTCGTAATAATCCAGCTAAATATTTCAAGGTTAAGGTTACTATATTTTAATAAAGCAGGTGGGGAGTTTCTCGAATAATGAGGTTGGTTTCTCAGGCTTGCAGTGAAAGAGCATAAATACCGCTCTCACAGAAGTGAAATATTGAGCTCGCCAACTGTCTAATCACGGATAGATCGAGAATGAAAACAAATTTTAAACCTAGACGGAAAATGACGATGAAAAAAGGTATTCTTATATCATTCGAAGGTATAGATGGAAGCGGTAAATCGACACAGATGAAAGAAGCTGCGGAATATCTGAGCTCGCGTGGCTATGAAGTTCTTATCACCCGTGAACCCGGTGGCACGGAACTTGCTGAAAAAATACGCAAAGTGTTGCTCGATGCGAAGATGGATGGCAAAATAACCTCGAAGGCTGAATTGCTGCTTTATCTGGCATCTCGGCATCAGCACAGCAAAGAGATTATCGAGCCGTTTTTAAAAAACGGCGGGATTGTTCTTACGGATCGCTACGCAGATAGCTCGACGGCATATCAGGGAGTGGGAAGGGGTCTTGGCATAGAGTTGGTCGAAGGACTTAACGAATTGGTTATCCCCCAATGGCCTGATTTAACAATAATAATCGATATTTTGCCCGAGGAAGCCCTTCTCAGAATGAACGAAAGAAAACCGGACAGACTAGAGCGCGCCGGTATGGAGTTTCAAAAAGTGGTAAGAGAGGGTTTTATCGAGCTTGCACGGCGGCATCCAAAAAGAATGGTCGTGGTTCGAAGCGATAAAGTTAAAGAGAAAACAACGCGCGAGGTTATTCGGACTATCGATGAATTCTTGGCAAAGCGTAATATTTACAAGGAAGAAAAATGAAAAAGCAACAAATATATATAATCATTTTAGCGCTTATGTTGGTTTTCTCTGCGGTGGTTCTGGCTACTCAAAGTGGAAGCAACATTATTAAAGATGTTAAGCTTATTGGCAAGGTGATAAACAAGACTTATGAAAACTATGTGGATCCTATTGATACACACAAGTTCATTTTAGGAGGCGTCAAAGGCCTACTCGATGGTCTCGATTATCACACTGTTTATTTTAAACCCGAGGATTATGAGAATCTCAAGACTAGCACAAAGGGTGAGTTCGGTGGCTTGGGAATTATTATCGGCATGCGGGATAATATCCTAACGGTCATTTCCCCTATGGAGGGCACCCCGGCATATCGTATGGGCCTGGCTGCGGGCGATAAGATAGTCTCTATCGATGGTGATCCAACAAAGGGTATGACTACTCAGGATGCTGTCGATGTGCTTCGTGGCGAACCCGGGTCAGAAGTTACCCTTACTATTGTCCGACCTGGTGAACCTGAGCCGCTAGATTATGTTATCGTTAGGGCTATAATACACATAGATGCTGTCCCATTTGCAGGAATGATCGAAGACGAGGTTGGTTATATTCGTCTTGCTCGTTTCTCCGAGGATGCTGGTTTCGAGGTGAAGAAAGCTGTTGATTCACTCAAGACCCTAGGTATGAAGGACCTGGTTTTTGACTTAAGATCGAATTCGGGTGGACTTCTCAATCAGGCTATCGAAGTCGCAAGTGTTTTTCTGGAACCTGGGGAGCTTGTCGTTTATACACAGGGCAAGGATGAACATTCTAGAAGAGATTTCCATTCGATGTGGGGTTCCGAATTCAACGAGGGGAAACTTATCGTTCTTCAAAATCAAGGCTCAGCTTCGGCTAGCGAGATAGTTGCCGGTGCTATTCAAGACCACGATAGAGGTATTATTCTCGGAGCGCGCTCTTTCGGTAAAGGCCTCGTTCAAAGCGTAATCCAACTTTCAGGGGATGGTGACGCTCTTAAAATTACCACCGCCAAGTATTATATCCCCTCCGGAAGATGTATTCAAAAAGAGGATTATCTTGACAGACCCGAATCTGTGATTTTACAACCAAATAGCTCGGGGGATGAGGATTCTGAGACCGAAACCGAAGAAAAAATCGAAGACAGATGGTGGGAACAGGATATTGTTTCTGATGAAGCAGGGGTCGGTTCAGATAGTATCCCTGAAGATGCACCAATTTATTATACAAACAGCGGGAGAAAGATGTATGGTGGGGGTGGTATCACTCCAGATGTTTTCTTTGAGGCCGAAAAAATAACCCGATTCGAGATTGAATTAGAAAGAAAAAGCATGTTTTTCGATTTTGCAGTGGATTATCTCGTCGAGGGAAAAGAATTTCCGGCGGATTTCAAGGTCGAGGATTTATTGTTCAACGATTTCACGGATTATGTTAAGTCTAACGATTTCGATTACAAGACGCTGATCGAATTACGCCTCGAAGAGGCCGAGTCCTCTGCTATCGATCTCGGTTACAATTCTGATTTTACCGAACAAATAGATAAGCTTCGTCAGGTTGTAGAGGAGGAGAAACAAAAGGACTTTAAACGCAATCGCGACTATATAGAACGCTCTATCCGGCGTGAGTTTGTTAGTAAGCTTTGGGGCGAGGATGCAAACTATCAGTTTGTAATATTGGAATCTGATCCTGTGATCGCAAGAGCAGTCGAGCTTATTCGCGAAGATGATGAGTATTCAGCTCAACTGAAACCTTCAGATAAATAATTGTTCATTGAAAGCCTTTATATCCTTCCTTTGGGATTAATTGCCGGTGTTGTCGCTGGATACCTTGGGATTGGTGGAGGCGCGATATATTTACCATTGCTCTTTTTGGTATTTGAAGGAGAATGCGCTCCCGAAATTTTACCGAAGGTTTGCGTGGGAACAAGCATGGGCGCTGTTTTTCTAACGTCGTTATCGGCGGGAACAGCACATTTTAGAATGAAAAATGTGCTTGTTGAAAAATGGATTGCTTTATCCTCTGGCGCGCTTATTGGTTCTTTCTCGGGGGGGATGATTGCAGGAAGTTTGCCGTCCTATTATCTGAGAATTGTCATCGGCGTCGTAATGATCCTTTCTGCGATACGTTTGTTAATTCCAAGAAAGGAAACGCCCGGGAAAGAGTCCTCGGTTAGTGGGAATGTATGGTTATTTCCCTTGGGAATAATTATAGGCGGGGTGGCT
It encodes:
- the tmk gene encoding dTMP kinase, whose translation is MTMKKGILISFEGIDGSGKSTQMKEAAEYLSSRGYEVLITREPGGTELAEKIRKVLLDAKMDGKITSKAELLLYLASRHQHSKEIIEPFLKNGGIVLTDRYADSSTAYQGVGRGLGIELVEGLNELVIPQWPDLTIIIDILPEEALLRMNERKPDRLERAGMEFQKVVREGFIELARRHPKRMVVVRSDKVKEKTTREVIRTIDEFLAKRNIYKEEK
- a CDS encoding S41 family peptidase, whose protein sequence is MKKQQIYIIILALMLVFSAVVLATQSGSNIIKDVKLIGKVINKTYENYVDPIDTHKFILGGVKGLLDGLDYHTVYFKPEDYENLKTSTKGEFGGLGIIIGMRDNILTVISPMEGTPAYRMGLAAGDKIVSIDGDPTKGMTTQDAVDVLRGEPGSEVTLTIVRPGEPEPLDYVIVRAIIHIDAVPFAGMIEDEVGYIRLARFSEDAGFEVKKAVDSLKTLGMKDLVFDLRSNSGGLLNQAIEVASVFLEPGELVVYTQGKDEHSRRDFHSMWGSEFNEGKLIVLQNQGSASASEIVAGAIQDHDRGIILGARSFGKGLVQSVIQLSGDGDALKITTAKYYIPSGRCIQKEDYLDRPESVILQPNSSGDEDSETETEEKIEDRWWEQDIVSDEAGVGSDSIPEDAPIYYTNSGRKMYGGGGITPDVFFEAEKITRFEIELERKSMFFDFAVDYLVEGKEFPADFKVEDLLFNDFTDYVKSNDFDYKTLIELRLEEAESSAIDLGYNSDFTEQIDKLRQVVEEEKQKDFKRNRDYIERSIRREFVSKLWGEDANYQFVILESDPVIARAVELIREDDEYSAQLKPSDK
- a CDS encoding MCE family protein, whose product is MARPVLRTTPAQKASIGGLIVVALLILGVAVLILGGEQGFMSRRYQLMARFERISGLQSGAPVWLAGQRVGFVSQIEFVKDDADGVFIDVTMRIDSRYSDLIRRDSEARIGTLGLLGDKLVGITLGSADSLKLKPGEYVKTDNPIDFEELIQRGVETFGDLAEGGKSLKSIAAKIDSGEGTLGKLINDPSIYFDIAALTRSTEEIVDKINKNEGNIGRLFNDTLLYDEMVASISDVRELIDSIGDGRGTLGRLVKDPSLYDHLSASLGRIDTLIARVERGEGTSGKFISSDDLYREVTSTVGSLDSLLIDIRNNPAKYFKVKVTIF
- a CDS encoding sulfite exporter TauE/SafE family protein, with amino-acid sequence MFIESLYILPLGLIAGVVAGYLGIGGGAIYLPLLFLVFEGECAPEILPKVCVGTSMGAVFLTSLSAGTAHFRMKNVLVEKWIALSSGALIGSFSGGMIAGSLPSYYLRIVIGVVMILSAIRLLIPRKETPGKESSVSGNVWLFPLGIIIGGVASTVGIGGGILAVPILIGFWRLESRYAAGTSSAMTMILALGGLIGHILWGGGDFEAGRGFLGSVSLEKALLLGIPGAIGAPVGVSLHKKFKSGVFKIIFSVLLILVAIKIVFL
- a CDS encoding ABC transporter ATP-binding protein, with amino-acid sequence MISLKNISKSFEGMPVLDKLNLDIERGETFVIMGKSGCGKSVTLKIILRLLYPDEGQIFIDGEDTTYFNEKLMMPIRTKIGMLFQGAALFDSMNVWQNLAYPLLEHTQLPIEEINAKIAELLTFVGLNGAQEKSPSELSGGMKKRVALARAMINDPSYVFFDEPTTGLDPVTSGMINGLIIRTRERFGVTSIVVTHDLASAMRIGTRYAFIHEGKIGFEGNKAELFKSKNPGLREFLKDAEWQDQS
- a CDS encoding ABC transporter permease, which translates into the protein MKARNKPLTQVYDYFNLVAQAFAGIVKKPYYFSEVLLQMENIGVQSLPIVLLTSTFVGMILAYQAGFAMAVFGAKMYIGTLISLSLVRELGPVLASVVVAGRIGAGTAAELGSMLVTEQIDAMRAMGTDPIKKLVTTRLIAGMIMIPFLVIIADLMGILGGGFIASSAFGLAPSFYKKTVIQALVVEDLAMTLLKGVFFSILIITMGCYAGLNVEGGTTGVGHATTRAVVLSIVFILITDYFLTVLLLKLLPGLAF